A segment of the Catenuloplanes nepalensis genome:
GGCGCAGCATGCCGGCCTTGCGGATCTCGGCCAGCGTGACCTGCACGAACTGCTCGCGCGGGGCGGTCTCGGACGGCGCCCCGGCCTCGACCTTGGTCTCGATGTTGAGCTTCACGTCGTCCGCGCGGTAGCGCTTGACCAGTGCGAAGACCTCGCTCAGCAGCGGCATCCGGGCGCCCGGCACGGCCAGCTGCCCGGGCTTGTCGGCCAGGACCTTTCCACCGCAGTCGAGGGTACGGACCTGGGCCAACGTCAACGTATTGACATATTTCCCGACATAGGGAAACTCGGGGTCGCCGGCGACCGCGGGGGCGGTGTCGGTGCACTTGGTGCCGGAGACGCGGCGGTCGTGCGTCACCACGGCCTGCCGGTCCTCGGTGATCTGCACGTCCAGCTCCAGCGTGGACACGCCCAGCTGGAGCGCGTTGCCGAAGGACGCGAGCGTGTTCTCCACCCGCAGGCCGAGGCCGCCGCGGTGCGCCTGAAGGTCGAAGGATCGCCGCGAGGAGGCCGACGCGGGCGCGACCAGGACGCCCGCGATCAAGGCCGCGGCCAGGCCGGCGGTCAGCAATCGTCGATTCCACATGGTCCCGCATCGTCGCGGCCCCAGGCGACATCGACGTTAATGCCGCCTTACAGACTCCCGCTGGAGATGGTCGGTGGGGTCCCGCACGTCTTCCAGTCGTTCTTCAACATGATGGACGAGGCCGGTGAGAGCCTGGACCGTGCCGCCCGGTTCGTGCGACAGCACCTCGAGAAGAAGCACTGACAAACGGAGAAACCGCGTCCCCGCCGTACGCCGGGACGCGGTTCTCTCAGATCGTTCAGCGGTCGGTGATCGGGACGAACGCGCGCTCGGGCGCACCCGTGTAGAGCTGCCGCGGGCGGCCGATCTTCGTCGCCGGGTCGTTGATCATCTCTCGCCACTGGGCGATCCAGCCGGGGAGCCGGCCGAGCGCGAAGAGCACCGTGAACATCTTGGTCGGGAAGCCCATCGCCTTGTAGATGAGGCCCGTGTAGAAGTCCACGTTGGGGTAGAGCTTGCGGGAGATGAAGAAGTCGTCGGCGAGCGCGATCTCCTCCAGCTGCATCGCGAGGTCGAGCAGCGGGTCGTTGCCGCCGGTGCGCTCCAGCACGTCCCGCGCGGCCTTCTTCACGATGGCGGCACGCGGGTCGTAGTTCTTGTAGACGCGGTGACCGAAGCCCATCAGCTTGACGCCGGGCTCCTTCTTCTTCACCCGCTCGACGAACGCGTTGATGTCGCCGCCGGACTGGTGGATGCCGTTCAGCATCGACAGCACGGCCTCGTTCGCGCCGCCGTGCAGCGGGCCGAAGAGCGCGTTCACGCCGGCCGAGACGGAGGCGAACAGGTTCGCGTGGGACGAGCCGACCAGGCGAACCGTGGAGGTGGAGCAGTTCTGCTCGTGGTCGGCGTGCAGCACGAGGAGCATGTCCAGCACGCTGGCGACGACCGGGTCGACCTCGTAGTCCTCGGTCGGGACGCCGAACGTCAGGCGGAGGAAGTTCTCCACGTAACCCAGGTTGTTGTCCGGGAAGAGCGCGGGCTGGCCGATCGACTTCTTGTACGCGTACGACGCTATGGTCGGCACCTTGGCCAGCAGCCGGACCGTGGAGATCTCCACGTCCTCGGGATTGAACGGGTCGAGCGCGTCCTGATAGAACGTCGACAGCGCGCTCACGGCCGAGGAGAGCACGGCCATCGGGTGCGCGTCACGCGGGAAACCGCCGAAGAACTGGCGCATCTCCTCGTGGAGCAGCGTGTGCTTGCGGACGCGGGAGTCGAACTCCGCGAGCTGGGTGGCGGTCGGCAGCTCGCCGTAGATGAGCAGGTAGGACGTCTCGAGGAACGACGCCTTTCCGGCCAGCTGGTCGATCGGGTAACCGCGGTAGCGCAGAATGCCGGCGTCGCCGTCGATGTAGGTGATCGCGGAGGTGCAGGAGGCGGTGTTGACGAATCCGGTGTCGAGGGTGACGTATCCGGTTTCCTTCAACAACGCACCGACGTCGACACCCGCCGGACCTTCGACCGCGTTTCGAACCGGCATCGACAGCTGTCCGCCAGGATGCTCAAGCTTGACATCCGTCATGTATTTCCCTCGCTTTACCGGCAGATCTCTGGGTAGACCTTCCGTTCACCGTAAACCCTCCGCCGGGAACCGGCGCAACGGCCCCAGTGAGGCATGGATCACCGAGCGCGGTCATCGCGCCTTAACGCGGCCTTAACGGATGCTGTTCGGTCGAGCTCCGGCGTGTCACAACTGCTTCTTGGGGCACCATAACGCCGCTACGACGCCCGGCGGGTGCGAAATGTGCAGTGCGCCCGTTCTGCCGTATGCCGCACCGTGCCGGTCCCGTGCGGCGCGCCGTCGCGCGTACCGTCAAAGGATGTTGCCGGTTCGCCTCACCGGGGCGCGCGAAACGCTGCTGGTCACGCTCTACGGGCGGGCACTCGACGCACGCGCCGCGCATCCGGTGCTCGGCGACACGATGGCCGCCGAGGCGGTCGACGCGATCGACTACGACTTCGGGGCC
Coding sequences within it:
- a CDS encoding citrate synthase codes for the protein MTDVKLEHPGGQLSMPVRNAVEGPAGVDVGALLKETGYVTLDTGFVNTASCTSAITYIDGDAGILRYRGYPIDQLAGKASFLETSYLLIYGELPTATQLAEFDSRVRKHTLLHEEMRQFFGGFPRDAHPMAVLSSAVSALSTFYQDALDPFNPEDVEISTVRLLAKVPTIASYAYKKSIGQPALFPDNNLGYVENFLRLTFGVPTEDYEVDPVVASVLDMLLVLHADHEQNCSTSTVRLVGSSHANLFASVSAGVNALFGPLHGGANEAVLSMLNGIHQSGGDINAFVERVKKKEPGVKLMGFGHRVYKNYDPRAAIVKKAARDVLERTGGNDPLLDLAMQLEEIALADDFFISRKLYPNVDFYTGLIYKAMGFPTKMFTVLFALGRLPGWIAQWREMINDPATKIGRPRQLYTGAPERAFVPITDR